From Nicotiana tabacum cultivar K326 chromosome 15, ASM71507v2, whole genome shotgun sequence, the proteins below share one genomic window:
- the LOC107808400 gene encoding putative transcription factor PosF21 — protein MDKEKCVGGLMPPSGKYSLFSPSGSIFSVKSEPSGSSNLPPLGPVPASEPKANQFSHDISRMPDNPPKNLGHRRAHSEILTLPDDISFDSDLGVVGGLDGPSLSDETEEDFLSMYLDMDKFNSSSATSSFQVGESSLGSLQAPAMGFTASRIDNVTDAVSEKPRVRHQHSQSMDGSTTIKPERLMSGGEDPSSAETKKAMSAAKLAELALIDPKRAKRIWANRQSAARSKERKMRYIAELERRVQALQTEATSLSAQLTLLQRDTNGLSAENNELKLRLQTMEQQVHLQDALNDALKEEIQHLKVLTNQGIANAGPMMNFPASNNGGNQQFYSNNHAIHALLTAQQLQQLQVHSHKQQHQFQHHQLHQLQQQQQQEQQLQQAGDMKLRSSSSSAQNDHASDNGMD, from the exons ATGGATAAAGAGAAGTGTGTAGGGGGTTTAATGCCTCCATCAGGAAAATATTCACTCTTTTCGCCTTCCGGGAGTATTTTTAGTGTAAAGTCAGAGCCATCAGGATCATCAAATTTACCTCCTTTAGGGCCTGTACCTGCTTCAGAACCAAAAGCAAACCAATTTAGTCATGATATTAGTCGAATGCCAGATAACCCACCTAAGAATTTGGGTCATCGACGTGCCCATTCGGAGATTCTTACACTTCCTGATGATATAAGTTTCGATAGTGATCTTGGTGTTGTTGGTGGACTGGATGGACCGTCTTTGTCTGATGAGACTGAGGAGGATTTCCTCTCTATGTATCTTGATATGGATAAGTTTAACTCTTCATCTGCTACTTCTTCATTCCAAGTGGGTGAGTCATCTTTGGGCTCGTTGCAAGCTCCAGCGATGGGTTTTACAGCTTCGAGGATTGACAATGTTACTGACGCTGTTAGTGAGAAGCCAAGAGTCAGACATCAGCATAGTCAGTCCATGGATGGTTCAACTACAATCAAGCCGGAGAGGCTTATGTCgggtggagaagatccatcttcaGCTGAGACTAAGAAAGCCATGTCCGCAGCAAAGCTTGCTGAGCTCGCTCTTATTGATCCGAAACGTGCGAAGAG AATTTGGGCAAACAGGCAGTCAGCTGCCAGATCAAAGGAAAGGAAGATGAGATATATAGCAGAGCTCGAGAGGAGAGTGCAAGCTCTGCAAACAGAAGCGACTTCTTTGTCTGCTCAGTTGACCCTGTTGCAG AGAGATACAAATGGACTGAGTGCTGAAAACAATGAACTTAAATTGCGCTTGCAGACAATGGAACAACAGGTGCACTTGCAAGATG CATTAAATGATGCACTTAAAGAGGAAATACAACATCTCAAAGTGCTAACTAACCAAGGCATAGCAAATGCTGGACCTATGATGAACTTTCCAGCATCCAACAACGGAGGCAATCAGCAATTTTACTCTAACAACCATGCAATACATGCGTTATTGACGGCACAACAGCTTCAACAGCTCCAGGTACATTCTCACAAGCAGCAACATCAGTTTCAGCACCATCAGCTCCACCAGcttcagcagcagcaacagcaggaaCAACAGTTGCAGCAAGCCGGAGATATGAAATTGAGAAGTTCAAGTTCATCTGCTCAAAATGACCATGCTTCTGATAACGGAATGGATTAA